The Methanobacterium sp. BAmetb5 genome includes a region encoding these proteins:
- a CDS encoding PAS domain S-box protein, giving the protein MNCSPLPQFVIDRDHRVVLWNKAMEDYSQIKSTDIVGTDEHWKAFYDSKRPCMADLVVNEDLDGLEYWFPRRCKPSQQVKGAYEAEQYYPHRGPQGTYLHFTVSTIRSHDGEIIGGFESFEDITKRKVAEKELQESEEKFRSLIENLNVGVYRNTSDPGGTFIQVNPAFAQIFGYDSPDEIMQIKVMDLYVNKEDRVLFLEDLQREGSITDRKLLLKKKDYSNIWVSVSARAHHHEEGFIDWVDGMVEDITHRILAEEALQKSEKRYRSIVENINDGFCIHDFKGVIHDCNENFALMLGFSREELIRTNLDEFSSTQMLSFRNDVVDELKNKGVVEFDGDINVKNGTPHYYSINSSVISQEGNGKVHSFLRDVTKRKEMEKKLLKSENKAHKRLSEIEAIYNSAPMGLCVLDCDLRYVRINESMAEMNGFSPQEHIGKSIHEMVPDLGQQGEAIIKEIFQTGKAVSMEMNGATAAHPGEVRTWIEGWYPIKDSSHQIVGINVAALEITEIKRANKALKKSEEKLRLTIEGAGVIMWFWNIEKDVVEWSGHYKHIFGPEPIPEMGYDDLLSFVHPDDLEKVETAFQKTLQYGADFKVETRTIGKDKSMHWFSIMGRVVYDLQGKPQEMIGIALDITNNKIVQQELQETLRKLKRSNAELEQFAYVASHDLQEPLRMITSFLQLLKLRYENQLDSDANEFIHFAIDGATRMQEMINDLLTYSRIDRKSDDFKEVNIKDILQQITFEYKLLIQEKNAVIHYGELPVIHADYTQMVQLFQNLISNSIKYNDQPCPTIHITAEKQGNDWIFKVADNGIGIDPQQGDRIFKIFQRLHSPDEYEGTGIGLAIVKRIVERHGGRIWYDSQPGKGSNFYFNIPGRLDHEI; this is encoded by the coding sequence ATGAATTGTTCACCTTTACCCCAGTTTGTAATCGACCGGGACCACCGGGTAGTACTCTGGAACAAGGCCATGGAAGATTACAGTCAAATTAAATCCACAGATATAGTGGGAACTGATGAGCACTGGAAAGCCTTTTACGATTCAAAAAGACCTTGTATGGCAGATTTAGTGGTAAATGAGGATTTAGATGGATTGGAATACTGGTTTCCCCGCAGGTGTAAACCATCTCAACAGGTTAAAGGAGCTTACGAAGCAGAACAATACTATCCCCACAGGGGCCCACAGGGTACCTATCTGCACTTCACTGTTTCCACCATCCGCAGCCATGATGGGGAAATTATAGGTGGTTTTGAATCTTTTGAAGATATCACCAAACGCAAAGTGGCGGAAAAGGAACTCCAGGAAAGTGAAGAGAAATTCCGGAGCCTCATTGAAAATCTAAATGTAGGTGTTTACCGTAACACCTCGGATCCGGGGGGTACATTTATACAGGTGAATCCGGCATTTGCCCAGATATTTGGTTATGATTCCCCTGATGAAATTATGCAAATTAAAGTTATGGATCTTTACGTTAACAAAGAGGATAGAGTACTATTTTTAGAAGACTTGCAACGTGAAGGATCAATAACTGACCGGAAACTGCTTCTTAAAAAGAAGGACTACAGCAATATCTGGGTTTCTGTATCCGCCAGGGCACATCACCATGAAGAAGGTTTCATTGACTGGGTTGATGGGATGGTGGAAGATATCACCCATCGCATATTAGCCGAGGAAGCCCTCCAAAAAAGTGAAAAACGATACCGTTCAATTGTGGAAAATATTAATGATGGCTTCTGTATTCATGATTTTAAGGGAGTTATCCATGATTGTAATGAGAATTTCGCCCTGATGCTCGGTTTCAGTCGGGAAGAACTAATTAGAACCAACCTGGATGAATTCAGCAGCACCCAAATGTTATCTTTTAGGAATGATGTGGTGGATGAGTTAAAAAATAAGGGAGTTGTTGAATTCGATGGGGACATTAATGTAAAAAATGGCACTCCACACTATTACAGCATCAATTCTAGCGTAATTTCACAGGAAGGTAACGGTAAGGTACACAGTTTCCTTAGAGATGTTACCAAACGCAAAGAAATGGAAAAAAAACTCCTGAAAAGCGAAAACAAAGCACATAAACGGCTTTCGGAAATTGAAGCCATCTACAATTCCGCCCCCATGGGACTTTGTGTTTTAGATTGCGATCTGCGTTACGTGCGTATAAATGAATCAATGGCCGAAATGAATGGTTTTTCTCCACAAGAACATATCGGGAAGTCTATCCACGAAATGGTTCCCGATCTGGGCCAGCAGGGTGAAGCTATAATTAAAGAAATATTCCAAACTGGTAAGGCTGTGAGCATGGAAATGAATGGTGCAACTGCTGCCCATCCGGGTGAAGTGAGAACTTGGATCGAAGGATGGTACCCCATTAAAGATTCTTCCCACCAGATAGTGGGTATCAATGTGGCTGCACTGGAAATAACTGAAATCAAAAGGGCCAACAAGGCCCTAAAAAAATCTGAAGAAAAATTACGCCTGACCATTGAAGGAGCCGGTGTAATCATGTGGTTCTGGAATATAGAGAAAGATGTGGTGGAATGGAGCGGTCACTATAAACATATCTTCGGGCCGGAACCTATCCCTGAGATGGGATACGATGACTTATTAAGTTTTGTGCACCCTGATGATCTGGAAAAAGTAGAAACAGCTTTTCAAAAGACATTACAGTATGGGGCAGATTTCAAAGTGGAAACGCGTACCATCGGGAAGGACAAATCAATGCACTGGTTCAGTATAATGGGAAGAGTGGTATACGATCTACAAGGTAAACCCCAGGAAATGATAGGCATTGCTCTGGACATCACCAACAACAAAATAGTACAACAGGAACTGCAGGAAACATTGCGAAAACTAAAGAGATCCAATGCCGAGTTGGAACAGTTCGCCTATGTGGCCAGCCATGACCTTCAGGAACCACTAAGGATGATCACCAGTTTTCTCCAGCTTCTTAAGCTTAGATATGAAAATCAACTTGATTCTGATGCCAATGAGTTTATCCATTTTGCCATTGACGGAGCAACCCGGATGCAGGAGATGATCAACGATCTTTTAACCTACTCCCGTATTGATCGAAAGAGTGATGATTTTAAAGAGGTGAATATAAAGGATATCCTGCAACAGATAACCTTTGAATACAAACTGTTAATCCAGGAAAAGAATGCTGTTATCCATTATGGGGAACTGCCGGTGATACATGCTGATTACACTCAGATGGTTCAGCTCTTCCAGAATCTCATCAGTAACTCCATTAAATACAATGACCAGCCCTGTCCCACTATACACATCACCGCAGAAAAACAGGGTAATGATTGGATCTTTAAAGTGGCTGACAACGGTATTGGTATTGACCCCCAACAGGGAGATCGGATATTTAAAATATTCCAGCGCCTTCACAGTCCCGATGAATACGAGGGAACTGGTATTGGTCTGGCTATTGTGAAAAGAATTGTGGAAAGACATGGAGGGAGGATATGGTATGATTCCCAACCAGGTAAAGGATCGAATTTCTATTTTAACATTCCCGGGAGGTTAGACCATGAAATATAA
- the tsaA gene encoding tRNA (N6-threonylcarbamoyladenosine(37)-N6)-methyltransferase TrmO, with protein MQVTAIGRVNSPFKAKKGSPHQGRFSDEVSTITIFPEYAEALEGIESGQNLHVIYWMDRADSVSLKVVPYGGTEKRGVFSTRAPVRPNPMGLCLVKLVQRQGNILRVKWLDALDGSPVLDIKPFWEEIDCP; from the coding sequence ATGCAAGTAACTGCAATTGGTCGGGTTAATTCACCCTTCAAAGCTAAAAAAGGGTCCCCCCATCAGGGCCGTTTTTCTGATGAGGTGAGCACCATCACTATTTTTCCAGAGTATGCCGAGGCACTGGAAGGAATTGAAAGCGGGCAGAACCTGCACGTCATCTACTGGATGGACCGTGCTGATTCAGTCTCCCTTAAAGTGGTTCCTTACGGTGGAACAGAAAAAAGGGGTGTTTTTTCTACCAGAGCCCCGGTAAGGCCTAATCCAATGGGGTTGTGTCTGGTTAAACTGGTCCAGAGACAAGGTAACATTTTAAGGGTCAAGTGGCTGGATGCCCTGGATGGCTCCCCTGTCCTGGATATCAAACCATTTTGGGAAGAAATAGATTGCCCCTGA
- a CDS encoding sulfite oxidase-like oxidoreductase has protein sequence MKKVLKQFFKGDSHTLDNETIQNIRSDKDVIISPDTQREIRIPPGQHVDNSWPVLHAGQVAKIVPEKWELEIGGLVDEEVKLNYQEFMDLPRVQVFSDIHCVTSWSKLNNLWDGVSTSTIKKLVGIRPEAKYVLVHAHKNFTTNLSLEDFFAPDVLLATHHNGKALSSPHGGPVRLVVPRLYFWKSAKWVTGLEFLAEDKRGFWESAGYHNHGDPWMEERYSWQENLE, from the coding sequence TTGAAAAAGGTTTTAAAACAGTTTTTTAAAGGGGATTCCCACACCCTGGACAATGAAACTATCCAGAATATTCGAAGTGATAAAGATGTTATTATAAGTCCGGATACTCAAAGGGAGATTAGGATTCCACCGGGACAGCATGTAGATAACAGCTGGCCAGTGTTACATGCGGGGCAAGTGGCTAAGATTGTTCCTGAGAAATGGGAACTTGAAATAGGGGGCCTGGTAGATGAAGAGGTTAAACTCAATTACCAGGAGTTCATGGACTTACCCCGAGTACAGGTCTTCTCAGACATACACTGTGTCACATCCTGGTCTAAATTAAACAATTTATGGGATGGAGTGAGCACATCAACCATTAAAAAATTGGTAGGAATACGTCCCGAGGCCAAATACGTTCTGGTTCACGCCCATAAGAATTTCACCACCAACCTTTCCCTGGAGGATTTTTTTGCCCCAGATGTTTTACTGGCCACCCACCACAATGGAAAGGCCTTAAGCTCCCCCCATGGAGGTCCGGTGCGCCTGGTTGTCCCCCGCCTGTACTTCTGGAAAAGTGCCAAATGGGTAACTGGACTGGAATTCTTGGCAGAGGATAAACGTGGATTCTGGGAGTCAGCCGGTTACCATAACCATGGAGACCCCTGGATGGAAGAACGTTACAGCTGGCAGGAGAATTTAGAGTAA
- a CDS encoding B12-binding domain-containing radical SAM protein, producing MKVLFVEPPKVLWFVMGEYMPPPLGILQLAAYLESKNDKWDISVLDCQAEGLGWTKLERHLEQAESDVVVASALATCNTYTILRTLEIAKKVNPEVKTVVGGQHFTALAEESLKMYPEIDFIIRGEGEETLNDLVRHLDQQLPLSGVKGLSFRHKTEIIHNPPRPLLDNLDDLPFPGYHLVEEHMGQYHFKMMAYTGAGYALVEASRGCPHKCTFCSQWQHWQGKWRPKSPGRIADEMEHIYNEYGVSFLWLTDDNLGLGSRTSALCDELISRGISQDISWFLQARSDDIVRNQDILPKMRKAGNYWIMAGLERHDATVLSDYDKGIKTSDAKLSMDLLKENDIFSQATLITGDRRDSHESIQELRDFVNYVDPDIAIFMILTPFPGTPLYEAAVKQGWLEDDNWANFDMVHAVMPTQHLSVTEVQEELYQCYRSFYGSMKRRIYGLFSRNKFKRQTYRYMAGQGLMQSFRDMYQI from the coding sequence ATGAAAGTTTTGTTTGTTGAACCTCCAAAAGTTCTCTGGTTTGTTATGGGTGAATACATGCCACCACCACTGGGGATACTTCAGTTAGCCGCATATTTAGAGTCCAAAAATGATAAATGGGATATTTCTGTCCTGGATTGTCAGGCCGAAGGTTTGGGCTGGACTAAGTTAGAAAGACACCTGGAGCAGGCTGAATCCGACGTGGTGGTGGCCAGTGCCCTGGCAACCTGCAACACCTATACCATTCTCCGCACACTGGAAATAGCAAAGAAGGTAAACCCTGAGGTTAAAACTGTGGTGGGAGGCCAACATTTCACCGCTCTAGCCGAGGAAAGCCTTAAAATGTATCCTGAAATCGATTTCATAATCAGAGGGGAAGGAGAAGAAACTCTAAACGATCTGGTTAGGCACCTGGACCAGCAACTGCCCCTTTCTGGTGTTAAAGGGCTTTCATTTCGACACAAAACAGAAATTATTCACAATCCACCCCGCCCCCTCCTGGACAATCTGGATGATCTCCCCTTCCCGGGTTACCACCTGGTGGAGGAACATATGGGCCAGTATCACTTTAAAATGATGGCCTACACCGGGGCGGGGTATGCCCTGGTGGAGGCTTCACGGGGATGCCCCCATAAATGCACTTTCTGCTCCCAATGGCAGCACTGGCAGGGAAAATGGAGGCCTAAATCCCCGGGAAGAATTGCCGATGAGATGGAGCACATCTACAATGAGTATGGTGTCAGTTTCCTGTGGCTCACCGATGATAACCTGGGCCTGGGAAGCAGAACCAGTGCCCTGTGTGATGAACTCATTAGCCGTGGAATCTCCCAGGATATCTCCTGGTTCCTCCAGGCACGGAGTGATGACATTGTAAGAAATCAGGACATCCTTCCCAAAATGAGAAAAGCTGGTAACTACTGGATAATGGCGGGACTGGAGCGCCACGACGCCACGGTACTCAGTGATTATGACAAGGGGATTAAAACCTCGGATGCCAAGCTTTCCATGGATTTATTAAAGGAAAATGATATCTTTTCCCAGGCCACACTCATCACCGGGGATCGCCGTGATTCCCATGAATCCATCCAGGAGTTAAGAGATTTTGTTAACTACGTGGACCCGGACATAGCTATTTTCATGATCCTGACACCATTTCCGGGAACACCCCTCTATGAAGCTGCGGTGAAGCAGGGATGGTTGGAGGATGATAACTGGGCCAACTTTGACATGGTTCACGCCGTCATGCCCACTCAACATCTTTCTGTCACGGAAGTCCAGGAAGAATTATACCAGTGTTACCGAAGCTTTTACGGTAGTATGAAGAGACGAATTTACGGATTGTTCTCCCGTAATAAATTTAAAAGACAAACCTATCGTTACATGGCTGGCCAGGGACTAATGCAATCATTCCGAGACATGTATCAAATTTGA
- a CDS encoding restriction endonuclease, which yields MATVYPSSCKGVLEFRKEDFFKKDFSTKVDSHPIIFQGHHPDCGHFESHTFHIHGKKYCPGCSGLLVGVLLAVGFVFIYYYKGMPLLYGNFSFWIGWIMVFVSLLFLTLLLMGARSKFTANLFLVVGSALLLIGLNTVEGNILVECYFLLLIVFFILARITTSKNNHERICRSCQKKECIYDSY from the coding sequence TTGGCTACTGTATATCCTTCTTCCTGTAAAGGGGTACTGGAATTTAGAAAAGAAGACTTCTTTAAAAAAGATTTCTCTACAAAAGTTGATTCCCACCCCATAATTTTCCAGGGACACCACCCGGATTGTGGTCACTTTGAATCCCACACTTTCCATATCCATGGAAAAAAATACTGCCCTGGATGTTCTGGTCTGTTAGTGGGGGTACTGCTGGCAGTGGGGTTTGTTTTTATTTATTATTATAAAGGTATGCCTCTCTTATACGGTAATTTTTCTTTTTGGATAGGGTGGATAATGGTTTTCGTATCATTGTTATTCCTAACTTTACTGCTAATGGGCGCCAGATCAAAATTCACTGCTAATCTATTCCTGGTCGTTGGATCAGCTCTATTACTCATTGGCCTGAACACAGTCGAAGGCAATATACTGGTTGAATGTTATTTCCTCCTTTTAATAGTATTTTTTATATTGGCCCGTATAACTACTTCTAAAAACAATCATGAAAGGATCTGCCGCAGTTGTCAAAAAAAAGAGTGTATTTATGATTCATATTAA
- a CDS encoding zinc-ribbon domain-containing protein, producing MVYCHNCGTKNEDDAEFCSKCGEPLRDVTDYDRRRRHHRDDRYYRQRNECFGLPHGNIIGPVIGGFILILVGVTAFTGFTNIWQYVWPAFIIIIGLLIVIGAVYRSQRK from the coding sequence ATGGTGTACTGTCATAACTGTGGCACTAAAAATGAAGATGATGCTGAATTTTGTTCTAAATGTGGAGAACCATTACGAGATGTAACTGATTATGATAGAAGACGCCGACATCACCGTGACGACCGTTATTACCGTCAGAGGAATGAATGCTTCGGTTTACCCCATGGAAACATAATAGGGCCGGTCATTGGAGGATTTATACTGATACTGGTGGGTGTAACCGCATTTACCGGTTTTACCAACATCTGGCAATATGTCTGGCCAGCGTTTATCATCATCATTGGACTGTTAATAGTAATCGGTGCGGTTTACCGCTCCCAGAGAAAATAA
- a CDS encoding manganese efflux pump MntP family protein yields the protein MDLFSMFFLAVGLAMDAFSVSITRGMTLKCNFKHAFIIALFFGGFQALMPVAGWLAGEQLATMVEVWAPWIAFLLLLLVGGKMIYEGLREEDGEDVCKVFSLKDILILSVATSIDAFAVGVSFAFLNTPILMPILIIGLVTFGLSFLGCYIGKKMGHFLGNRIEILGGAILIAIGLKILLENLVT from the coding sequence ATGGATCTTTTTTCTATGTTTTTCCTGGCAGTTGGTCTGGCCATGGATGCCTTCAGTGTGTCTATTACCAGAGGAATGACCCTAAAATGTAATTTTAAACATGCATTCATCATTGCCCTATTTTTTGGAGGATTCCAGGCCTTAATGCCCGTGGCGGGATGGCTGGCCGGGGAACAGTTAGCAACCATGGTAGAGGTATGGGCCCCGTGGATAGCCTTCCTGCTCCTACTCCTGGTTGGAGGGAAAATGATCTACGAAGGTTTAAGGGAAGAAGATGGGGAAGATGTTTGTAAAGTTTTTTCCCTGAAAGATATTTTAATTCTTTCTGTGGCCACCAGTATAGATGCCTTTGCCGTGGGAGTAAGCTTCGCATTCCTTAACACCCCCATTCTGATGCCAATCCTAATTATCGGCCTGGTAACATTTGGATTATCCTTCCTGGGATGTTACATTGGGAAGAAGATGGGTCACTTCCTGGGAAACCGGATAGAAATACTGGGAGGAGCCATATTGATTGCCATCGGCCTCAAGATCCTCCTGGAAAACCTGGTTACATAA
- a CDS encoding tetratricopeptide repeat protein, translating to MDHSKNRGQGKEKLGKNKEELLERGFELFQQGSYQAALLYFDDALELDPNNSQIWDLRGVTLSHLGLRDEAQESFEVALDIKPDNAQAWSNLGILYASQGRFEEAVNSFDHSLELEKDNDEVWNNKGSALFGLKKYKEACDSFTKSTGINPHNAPAWAGKGSAHNFLEEYPEAIAALERFIYLASSTLSPQVEEAWALLLELKMKTAGEYKEDG from the coding sequence TTGGATCATAGCAAAAACAGGGGGCAGGGGAAAGAAAAATTGGGAAAGAATAAAGAAGAACTGTTAGAAAGGGGGTTTGAACTTTTCCAGCAGGGAAGTTACCAGGCAGCTCTCTTATACTTTGATGATGCCCTGGAACTGGACCCGAATAATAGCCAGATATGGGATCTGCGGGGGGTTACCCTTTCTCACCTGGGATTGAGGGATGAAGCCCAAGAATCCTTTGAAGTAGCCCTGGATATTAAACCAGATAATGCCCAGGCCTGGTCTAACCTGGGAATTTTATATGCATCCCAGGGCCGGTTTGAAGAGGCTGTAAACTCCTTTGATCACTCCCTGGAGCTGGAAAAAGATAATGATGAAGTTTGGAATAATAAAGGATCGGCATTGTTTGGTTTGAAAAAATATAAAGAGGCCTGTGATTCCTTTACTAAATCCACTGGGATCAATCCCCATAATGCACCAGCCTGGGCTGGTAAGGGCTCGGCTCACAATTTTCTAGAAGAATACCCGGAAGCCATTGCTGCCCTGGAACGATTCATTTACCTGGCATCCAGCACTCTATCACCACAGGTTGAAGAAGCATGGGCTCTGTTATTGGAGTTGAAAATGAAAACCGCAGGCGAATATAAAGAAGATGGTTAA